The DNA region GGTACATATAGCGTGGCAGTCCAGAGATAGAGATCAGGCTGTCTCGTAAACCAAGAGCCACAACCTCCCTTTGATCGATATCAACCCAGATTTGATTCACAATCCCTAGCCGCTTGGCGTTGTCGCGGGTAATCACCTGAGTATTTAATAAGTCGGAACGCCTAATTATCTGTTCAGAGGTCATTCTATACCGAGTCCTGATCTCGAATCCGGTTTATCTATACACTATTATTAACAAAGATTCAAGCAGATGTATTCGAGGATGTTAACTTAATTCCCAAAACTTGGGTGTAAGCGCCTCGTGCTTGAGTAACGCCAATGGTGCGTTCGGCTGATTCTATCATCGGACGACGCAAACTCACAACTATGAATTGTGCCAGTTGTGCTTGTTGTTTGATCATTCTAGCTAATCGTTCTACGTTTGCCCCGTCTAAAAACATATCTACTTCATCAAAGGCATAAAAAGGTGATGGACGATAGCGTTGCAGGGCGAAAATAAAGCTTAAGGCGGTGAGGGATTTTTCTCCCCCAGACATGGAAGCTAATCTTTGTACGGGTTTACCTTTGGGGTGGGCGACTAAGTTTAAACCACTGTTAAAGGGATCTTCAGGATTATCGAGTTGCAGGTAGCCGTCGCCTTCTGAGAGGGTGGCGAAAATTGATTGGAAGTTTTCGTTTACCGCGTCAAAGGCTTCTTTAAAGGCGCGTTGTCGCAAGGTGGTAAAGTTTTCAATTCTTAATAATAATTCGGTGCGTTCGGCTTCTAATGTTTGTAATTTTTCTGTGAGTTCTTGCAGGCGGTTTTGGGTGCGTTCGTATTCTTCTAACGCCAGCATATTTACAGGTTCCATTGCTTGCAGGCGTTTGGCAAGCGATCGCAATTCTTTCTGCAATTCTTCTAAATCTACCTGTTCTGGTACTTCTGGTAAAGGGCTGGGTAATTCTGGAAGTAGTTCTCGCAATTGATTTTGCAACGCTTCTAGTTCTTCCCGCCGCTTTTGCTGGGTTTCTTGGAGTTTTTCGAGTTCCCATTCTAATTGTTGCTGACGGAGTAAATGCGATCGCACTTCTTGTTCAATTGCGTCACGTTTTACCTTTTCTTCACCCAAACTTTTTTCCATTTCGCTGAGTTTGGCGCGAGTTTCGGTGATTTGAGTGCTGAGTGCTGCGTGCTGGGTGCTGAGGGTTTGGATTTTCTGCTGAGAAACTTCTTGTTCTTGATGATACTGAGCAATTTTTTGTTCAGCTTCTTGGATGCGTTCTTGTAAACGCTGTTGCTGATTTTCCAAGTTTTTCAGCCGTTGTTCCGCTTCCCGTAATGCGGATTCCCGTTGTTGTAATTGTTGCTCTTGGGTTTTAATTACGGCTTGAATTTGCTGCCATTCACTAGGCGTTTGAGATGCTTCTAATTCTGCTAAAACATGACGCAGTTGTTGTAATTGCGCTTCTTGCCCTGGTAAATCTTTATCCAAAATTTCTAGGCGAGATTGGGCGGCGGAGAATTTTTCGGTATTTTGGGCAAGTTGCGATCGCGTCCCTTCTAATTGCGTCGTCAAAGCTTTAATATCTTTTTGCAACTGTTCTAATTGCAATTGCTGTTCGCGGCGTGCTTGACGGGCTTCGGTGAGTTCTTGGGTGAGTTGTTTGGTTTTGCTGGATAAAGAAGCGATCGCATCAATACAACGATCTAAAATCCGTTCTATATCTGTCAAGCGACTTTTCAACGCAATGGCTTCATCTGATTCCGCCGCTTCCCCTGTACCGAAGCGCAATGCTGAACGCTGATTTGTACTACCACCAGTCATTGCGCCACTGGTTTCTAATAATTCCCCATCTAAGGTGACGATGCGATATAAACCGAGGTTTTTCCGCGCCTGTTCTAAGCTGGCGAAGACGACTGTGTTACCAAAAACATAGTTAAACACATCTTTATAACGGCGATCGCATTCAACCAAATTCACAGCATAACTGACAAAGCCGTTTGCTAATCGTAGCGTCGCATCTTGAGTAATTCTGGGAGCTTGTATTTTATTTAAGGGTAAAAATGTCGCTCTCCCGGCGCGTTTCTGCTTGAGTAATTCAATCCCAGCCGCAGCTATCCCATCATCATCAACTACGATATGTCCCAGCCGCGCACCCGCCGCAATTTCCAACGCCAACTGAAAACGGGGTTCCACCCGTCCCAAATGTACCACCAAACCACAAACCCCAGGCATCCCCGATTGGATAATTACCTTACTAGCTTGCGTTCCTTGGACTTCTTGTTGTGCTTGGGTTTGCGCCTCAATTTTATCTAACTGGCGTTGTTTTTCCCGTTGTTCATTAGAAAGCCGCTTTTGCGTATCTTGCTGAATTTGTAATTCCTGTTCTGTCGCCGCCAGATTTTGGGCTAAATTTTGGATGGGTTCACTAGAGGCGTTAAATTCTGTCTCAACTCGCACACATTCAGCTTGCTTTTCTGCCAATTGTGGTTCTAAAGTAGCAATTAACTCAGTTTGTTCGTTAATGAGTTCTTGTAGCTGACTATTGCGTTCTCTTAATTGTGCTTGCTCTGTGCGTTGCGGTTCCAGAGTTTGCAACACAGTTTCAATTTGGCGGTTCAGTGCAGTTTGTTGCTGTACCCAAGCTTCCGAGGCGGTGGCAATTTCGGCGGCGGCTTCGCGGGATTTTTGCAGTGCTTGTTCCGCCTCATCCCGTTGCTGTTGAAAATATACAATCGATTGCCGTTCGACATTTTGGGTTTCGGCAATTTCTCCCAAAGCTTGCTGCTGCTGGTGGATTTCCTGCTGAGTTTGCACCAAGCGTTTAGCCGTTTCTTGGGAAGTTGTTTCTAATTCTGTTTGCTGACGCTGGAGTTGCTTACGTTCCGCTTCTTGAGTAGCAAGGCTAGACTGTACTGCTAATAATTCTTCCTCACCCAAAGCTTTGACATGAGCATTAAGCTTTTCTAATTCAGCCGTTTTTTGGGTAATGCCGACATTTAAAGTTTCTAATTGTAGTGTTAAATCATGATGAGAGCGATCGCCATTTTGAATTTCCGTCGCTAACTTTTCTTGCTGTGCTTGCAGCGAACGCCACGATAACACCGCTTCCCAAGATTGCTTGTGTAAATATTCCGTCCGCAACTTTTGATATTTTTCCGCCTTCGCCCTATCTTGAGAAAGGCGATCGCGCTGTGCAGTTAACTCCGTCTCAATAATCCGACAACTATCTTCCTTCTCCTTCACCTCATCTAAGGTACCCTTAGCTTGGTGAATTTTGCGATCGAACGCCGCCACCCCCGCCAACTCATCAATAATTTCCCGCCTCTCCCGCGCATTCATCGAGATAATGCTAGTCACGTCCCCTTGCAACACCACGTTATAGCCTTCAGGATAAATCCGCAGACTCTCCAACTCCTCATGCAACTCCGTCAGCGTACAAGCCGCACCATTGATATAGTAATTTGACGTGTAAGTTCCTTGATGAGTCACCCGCAACCGTCTAGTTACACTCCATTCACCATTGAGTGCTGAGTGCTGAGTGCTGAGTGCTGAGTCAGAATTCTCAATTTCTCCCTCTAATTCCTCACTCTGCGCCTCTGCGTCTCTGCGTGAGATATCCTCCCCCGTCAAATCAAACGTCACCGTGACACTAGCTTCCACAGATGCACGTCCTTTAGCCGTTTGAGTATTATTTACCAAATCCGGCAGGCGATCGGCCCGCATCCCCTTAGAACTGGCGAGTCCCAAACAAAACAACAGCGCATCCAAAATATTCGACTTACCGGAACCATTCGGCCCAGATATGACAGTAAACCCCGGCAGCAAAGGGACTGAAGTAGTACCGCCGAAGGATTTGAAGTTGGTAAGTTCCACGCGCTTGACGTACACCATAGTGGGCGCTGGTTCACTGGGCTAATGGCTAATGAAGAACAAGTGTATCAATTAATGAAAATTTAGCAATAGGTTGTATGAATAAATTATCGTAGACGCGCAAGCGGCTTGCCGTAGGCTACCGCCAAGGCACAGAGGAAGACACTTGCGTGGGCGGGTCTCCCGACTTGAGCAAAGTGTCTGTCGAAGACATTTGCGTGGGCGGGTTTCCCGACTTGAGCAAAGTGTTCGTCGCGCGGAGGAGGGGAGCTATGACTAAAATATCAAAAGTAATTTTAACGAACTTTAAGAAAAATAGTATTGTTTTGAAAATTCTAAGTGTTGAGTTTTGTTATTTCTCAAGTCTTGTGAGGAATCTTAGGATCAGTTTTTTACCATTTTGAAAAGGGAAATTTAGCTAAATTACTGTTGAAATACCGCCCATCAGTAGAAACTTCTGCACCAATCCATTCTGGGATTTCGATTTGTTGTTGTTCATCAGTTAATTCAACTTCTGCTAAGATTAATCCTTTATTATCACCATCAAACTCATCAATTTCCCAGATTAACCCGTTTAATTCTACTTTGTACCGTACTTTTTCAATTAACGGGCGATCGCATAATGTATCTAACATTTCTTCTGCGTCTGTTAGGGGAATTTCATATTCAAATTCAGAGCGAGAACAATTCACACTCGGACTTTTAATGGTTAAATAACCCCGGTTGTTAGCAATCCTTACTCTGACTGTAACTGAGTTTTTAGTAGCAATATATCCTTGTCGATACACACTACCTTTACCTAGATTTTTCCAGGCATCTCCCTTCACTAAAAATTTCCGTTCTATTTCTTTAGCCATGATGATTAATTGAGTAAGGGGTACTGGTAATATCTAAAAAATCTAATTTTTGTCTCTCAAGATATGCTGTAAACTGTTCAATAAGTCTTGTGCCGTAAAAGGTTTTGGCAAAACTAGTTGTACATTAGCATTGACAACTTCGCTCAAGCCTTCATGGGGATTAAAGCCACTGCAAGCAATGATTTTGACTTGCGGATTCATTTTTTTCAAAGTGAGAATTGCTGTTAGTCCGTCCATTTCGGGCATAATCATATCCATCAGTACAGCTTTGATTTGGTGCTTGTGTTGGGCATAAAGTGCGATCGCTTCAATACCGTTACTCGCAGTCAAAATTTGATAATTGTAGTTTTCTAAGACGATGGTAGCAATTTCTAGAATTTTTGCTTCATCATCAACCACTAAAATTAATTCGCCTGCGCCTAAAGGTGCTGCTAAATTTTCGCTTCTTGTTCCTTGACAGCCTTCGACTGCTGGTAAAAACAATTGAAATTTAGTTCCTTTGCCAACTTTGCTAGAAACATTCAGAAAACCACCATGACTTTTAATAATCCCTAGCACTGTCGAAAGACCTAATCCTGTGCCTATACCAATTTCTTTGGTGGTAAAAAATGGCTCGAACATTCTATTTAATACTTCTGGCGGCATTCCCATACCATTATCAGCTATGGTTAACTCGATATAATTTCCGGCTTGAGCATCCAAATTCATTTGGGCATAGGCTTGATCAATCAATCTGTTTTCAGCAGAAATTTCGATTTTACCGCCATCTGGCATGGCATCACGGGCATTAACAACTAAATTCATTAGCACTTGATGTAGCTGGGTAATATCTCCAGATACAGCCGACAAATTTTCAGGAATCGTGATGGCAAATTCAATGGATTTGGGAAATGTTTGTTTGACAATCAACAGCATTTCCGAAACTAAGTGCTTAATGGAAATAATCGTGCGATCGCCTTTAAATCCCCGCGCAAAAGATAATACTTGTTTCACCAAATCTGCACCACGTTTGGCATTATTTTCAATAATTGTCATTAACTGATAATAACGCTCGGTGTCTGGGTTAAATTTCAATTTTAATAGTTGAGATGCTGCCAAAATCGGGGTTAAAATATTGTTCAAGTCATGGGCAATTCCACCAGCTAGATTCCCCAGGCTTTCTAATCTTTGGGTACGAAAAAACTGTTCTTCTAATTGTTTTCTTTGGGTAATATCTGTATCAACAATCAAAATAGATTTGGGTTGTCCTGCACTATCGTGCATCAGTGTCCAGCGACTTTCGACAATAATTTCTTTGCCAGATTTGGTAACTTTATGTAATTCGCCTTGCCAAGTACCAGTATTAAGTACTTGTTCTATGGCAATGGGAATTGTGCCTGAAGGTTGTTGAAATAAAAGTTCATCGGCGTTTTGGTTAATTGCTTCTTGGGCTTGCCAACCATACATACGTTCCGCACCTTGATTCCAAAAAAGAATCTGATTTTGCAAATCTCGCACGACGATGGCATTGGTGACAATATCTAGTAAAGCGGCTTGTTCTTGAATTTGCTGTTCAGCTTGTTTGCGTTTGCCGATATCTGTGGTTGTTCCCGTCAATCGGCTGGGTTGGTTGTTTTCGTCGTAGTACAGTTGACCAGTAGAATTGAGCCAGTGAATACTACCATCAGGCCAAACAGTCCGATATTCCACAATAAATTTCACACCTTGTTGAAGAGTAGCAGTCACAGCCTGAGTAAAAGTTTGCCGATCTTCTGTATGCACTAACTCCAAAAAATCTGTTGTTGTTGGACACAATGTCCCATTATGTAAACCATAAAGTGACCCCATATTGGCAGACCAAAGGGTTTCATTCGTCGGAATCTTCCATTCCCAAATACCCATGTGTGCTGCTTCTAAAGCTAAACTGAGTCTGGCTTCACTCTCACGCAATGATTCTTCTGTATGCTTGCGTTCAGTGATATCTTCAACAATTCCCGCGTAATAACAAATATTTCCTTGTTGATCCCGCATTGCAAAGGTGCGATCCCATACCCAACGCATCAAACCATCAGGACGTAAAATGCGATATTCGATTTCGGTTGCTTCTCCAGCCAAATGTTGCGTTACCACTTGATCAACGCGATCGCGATCATCTGGATGTACCGCATCCATCCATGATAGAGGCTGTTCTTGCAAACTCTGGCGAGAACGACCCCAGATTTTTTCATAAGCTGGATTAATATACAAAAATTGCCTGGTTTGGGGGTCTTGGCACCAAATAAAAGCTTGGATATTTTCAGCAAAATGCTGAAATTTTGCCTCACTAGCCTGAAATGCTGCATCTTTTCGTTCGGAATCAAGCCTATCGTGATTTTGCCAAGCTGCTTCAGCTTTTTGGTATTCCGAGATTTCCTGCTGCAACCGCTTGTTTTCTGCCACGAGTTTTTCTAACTCATTTTGAGTGTGGTGCAGTTTTTCTTCTACCATCTGAAGTTTTTTACGAGTTGGTTGAAATTCTTGCTGAATTGGGGTAAATGTCGGCGATTTATATTTAATTCCCTGTGGGTGATGATGGTGAGTAGAACAACTTACGCAACTAATTTGGCGATAATTATTTTGTGGTTGCTGTAAAGCTGTTTTGATACCTAGTATTGTGTCACGGTTAAAAGCTTGGATTAAAACACTAGCAGTCGTAATTCCCTTTAATTGCCCTTGGGTATCTACAATTGGCAAATAACTAATTTGATAGTGTCGCAATAGTGACCAAGCTGTGAATATATCTGTTGCATAACTTTCTTTGAGAGTAATCAAGGCTGTCACCATCACCTCAGACACCTTGGTTTTAGTAATATCTACTCCCGATGCAATTATATTTACTACATCTTTGGTGGTAATTATTCCTAATAAATATCCACATTCTACGACCAAGATGCAGCTATTTTCTTGTTGAGTCCAAATATCAGGCTGTAAATATCTATTTAAGCCAGTCAGCGACTGATTTTGAGTTAGCTTCTGACTCATCAAGATAATAGCATCGACTAGATAACTATCAGGACTAATCATTAAAGGAGAAAAATTAATCAGATAATCTAAAGTCGGCAAATTAATTAGCTGATCTTGTAGTCGCATGGTTAATTTGTTTATTAAATGTATGTTCTTAACCTGAAAGCAAGTTAGAGAATGTAATCTATAGCAAGTCAGTGTTAAATATCATTGATTAAAATTTAATAGCGTATTGTGCAGAATTAACTGCAAAATGGCATTTTTTTCTTAAAGGCAGTCTAAATCTCGCTTACAGAGTCAATGGATATTCAGTGCTAGACTATTTATCCGATTTTGTGTGTTCAAACTCATTTTATTGTCAAATGCCCATGAGAGGATCTATTGATTCAAAAAATAAATCTGATTAATTCTGGGGTTAAAAATGCTTTGATGGCTAATAAATGTAGCTTTTTATTCCTGCTATTAAATAACCAAGCTTATCACTACAAAGAGTTTCAAAAAATTTGTCGACGAAAACTTCAGTAATTAAGTTCTAAAAGCTACACATTATCCTATGTAATAAATCTATAGGATATATAGGAATAAGGTTTGATTCCTGAATCTAGTTGTGTAAGCAGGGAGTAGGGAGTAGGAAAGACGGCTGATCTGGGTGTACTAATTTTTTTCATAAATCAAATATGAGTCCTATATTAAGTTTTTGACTTATTGCTGAATAAAAAATCTAGCCATTTTGATATGTTTTGGGAATTAAATTGCCAAAATGGCAAGTCAAAAGTCAGATTAGCGGAATTAATACGATATTTTTGGCCACTATCTGCTTGTAGCTTGAGATGCTGATTGAGTAATTTAAGTTAAATCAAGTAAAGTTTAAATTTTACTTATGTTTGCCATCATGGCGTTCGATGGTGATATTTTAGTTCTTCAGATAAAAAAATCAAACAACAGCTAAGTTGTAAACTAAATCACAACTCTAACTGTAAAAAAACTGAAAATAAGGTAAAAATTTTTATGGATTTTCAAGATTTTCTCAGACATAAATTTACTCATGTTGTAATGGGCGAATTCAAGCCAGGTAAATTTG from Aulosira sp. FACHB-615 includes:
- the smc gene encoding chromosome segregation protein SMC; protein product: MVYVKRVELTNFKSFGGTTSVPLLPGFTVISGPNGSGKSNILDALLFCLGLASSKGMRADRLPDLVNNTQTAKGRASVEASVTVTFDLTGEDISRRDAEAQSEELEGEIENSDSALSTQHSALNGEWSVTRRLRVTHQGTYTSNYYINGAACTLTELHEELESLRIYPEGYNVVLQGDVTSIISMNARERREIIDELAGVAAFDRKIHQAKGTLDEVKEKEDSCRIIETELTAQRDRLSQDRAKAEKYQKLRTEYLHKQSWEAVLSWRSLQAQQEKLATEIQNGDRSHHDLTLQLETLNVGITQKTAELEKLNAHVKALGEEELLAVQSSLATQEAERKQLQRQQTELETTSQETAKRLVQTQQEIHQQQQALGEIAETQNVERQSIVYFQQQRDEAEQALQKSREAAAEIATASEAWVQQQTALNRQIETVLQTLEPQRTEQAQLRERNSQLQELINEQTELIATLEPQLAEKQAECVRVETEFNASSEPIQNLAQNLAATEQELQIQQDTQKRLSNEQREKQRQLDKIEAQTQAQQEVQGTQASKVIIQSGMPGVCGLVVHLGRVEPRFQLALEIAAGARLGHIVVDDDGIAAAGIELLKQKRAGRATFLPLNKIQAPRITQDATLRLANGFVSYAVNLVECDRRYKDVFNYVFGNTVVFASLEQARKNLGLYRIVTLDGELLETSGAMTGGSTNQRSALRFGTGEAAESDEAIALKSRLTDIERILDRCIDAIASLSSKTKQLTQELTEARQARREQQLQLEQLQKDIKALTTQLEGTRSQLAQNTEKFSAAQSRLEILDKDLPGQEAQLQQLRHVLAELEASQTPSEWQQIQAVIKTQEQQLQQRESALREAEQRLKNLENQQQRLQERIQEAEQKIAQYHQEQEVSQQKIQTLSTQHAALSTQITETRAKLSEMEKSLGEEKVKRDAIEQEVRSHLLRQQQLEWELEKLQETQQKRREELEALQNQLRELLPELPSPLPEVPEQVDLEELQKELRSLAKRLQAMEPVNMLALEEYERTQNRLQELTEKLQTLEAERTELLLRIENFTTLRQRAFKEAFDAVNENFQSIFATLSEGDGYLQLDNPEDPFNSGLNLVAHPKGKPVQRLASMSGGEKSLTALSFIFALQRYRPSPFYAFDEVDMFLDGANVERLARMIKQQAQLAQFIVVSLRRPMIESAERTIGVTQARGAYTQVLGIKLTSSNTSA
- a CDS encoding CYTH domain-containing protein gives rise to the protein MAKEIERKFLVKGDAWKNLGKGSVYRQGYIATKNSVTVRVRIANNRGYLTIKSPSVNCSRSEFEYEIPLTDAEEMLDTLCDRPLIEKVRYKVELNGLIWEIDEFDGDNKGLILAEVELTDEQQQIEIPEWIGAEVSTDGRYFNSNLAKFPFSKW
- a CDS encoding PAS domain S-box protein — protein: MRLQDQLINLPTLDYLINFSPLMISPDSYLVDAIILMSQKLTQNQSLTGLNRYLQPDIWTQQENSCILVVECGYLLGIITTKDVVNIIASGVDITKTKVSEVMVTALITLKESYATDIFTAWSLLRHYQISYLPIVDTQGQLKGITTASVLIQAFNRDTILGIKTALQQPQNNYRQISCVSCSTHHHHPQGIKYKSPTFTPIQQEFQPTRKKLQMVEEKLHHTQNELEKLVAENKRLQQEISEYQKAEAAWQNHDRLDSERKDAAFQASEAKFQHFAENIQAFIWCQDPQTRQFLYINPAYEKIWGRSRQSLQEQPLSWMDAVHPDDRDRVDQVVTQHLAGEATEIEYRILRPDGLMRWVWDRTFAMRDQQGNICYYAGIVEDITERKHTEESLRESEARLSLALEAAHMGIWEWKIPTNETLWSANMGSLYGLHNGTLCPTTTDFLELVHTEDRQTFTQAVTATLQQGVKFIVEYRTVWPDGSIHWLNSTGQLYYDENNQPSRLTGTTTDIGKRKQAEQQIQEQAALLDIVTNAIVVRDLQNQILFWNQGAERMYGWQAQEAINQNADELLFQQPSGTIPIAIEQVLNTGTWQGELHKVTKSGKEIIVESRWTLMHDSAGQPKSILIVDTDITQRKQLEEQFFRTQRLESLGNLAGGIAHDLNNILTPILAASQLLKLKFNPDTERYYQLMTIIENNAKRGADLVKQVLSFARGFKGDRTIISIKHLVSEMLLIVKQTFPKSIEFAITIPENLSAVSGDITQLHQVLMNLVVNARDAMPDGGKIEISAENRLIDQAYAQMNLDAQAGNYIELTIADNGMGMPPEVLNRMFEPFFTTKEIGIGTGLGLSTVLGIIKSHGGFLNVSSKVGKGTKFQLFLPAVEGCQGTRSENLAAPLGAGELILVVDDEAKILEIATIVLENYNYQILTASNGIEAIALYAQHKHQIKAVLMDMIMPEMDGLTAILTLKKMNPQVKIIACSGFNPHEGLSEVVNANVQLVLPKPFTAQDLLNSLQHILRDKN